The genomic window GTAAGTGGGTCGATGTCATAATATCTCGTTTCTTTGATATTATGTTGGCTTTCCCGAGTATTTTGTTAGCGATTGCTGTTGTAGCGGCTCTTGGTCCATCTTTGCGAAATGCCTTAATTGCAATAGCAATCATTAATATCCCGAATTTTGGGAGACTGATTCGTTCGAAGGTATTGAGTGTCAAGCAAGAGGAGTATGTGATGGCTGCCAAGGCTATTGGGATGAAAGACAGAAGAATTCTATTCTCCCATGTACTTCCAAATAGTATGGCACCCATTATTGTTCAAGGAACACTAGCAATTGCAACGGCGATTATTGAAGCAGCGGCGCTAGGTTTCTTGGGGTTAGGAGCTCAAGCACCAGACCCTGAATGGGGGAAAATGCTCGCTGATTCTAAGAACTACCTAATACAAGCTCCATGGACCATGATTTTCCCAGGTCTTGCGATTATGTTAACGGTGTTAGGTTTTAACTTAATGGGAGATGGACTACGTGATGCGCTAGATCCAAGGATGAAGAACTAGGCACTGCAGAATAGACATTCTTGAATTCAATCTGGATATCTTCTTTTACAACGAAAAAACGCTCCGATATTGGAGCGTTTTTTATTCTTCTTTAATATCAATTTCATTTTCATCAATATGGAAGGATTGAAAACTTGTAATCAGTTTATCTAAATGAATCAGATGTTCTTCATATTCCATAATGGAAGTGAGAATATGAAGTAAATGATAAGAGTTCATATGCTGATTTTTCTGGAGGAACTCAACTTCTTGGGCTAATACGGTCGCAAATGTAGTTCGATCCAAACAGACAGCTTCAGTATTAATATCGTTGCGTGTTTTACCGATAAATTTCAACAGAAGTTGTTCATGATAGTTTTGTAAGCGATCGAGCTGATCTTGAATGAAGGTATCGATTTCATCGGAAAGGTGATTGACTTCATTTTCAAAACGGTTTAGCTTTTTCAATATATTAAAGCTTCGTCTCGTGGTAGCGATCATCTGTCGGTAGATCACAAGTTTGCGGTTTTTTGCGACTTCATTGGATTTGAAGTAATTACGTTCCTCCTTATAGTTTAAATACAAGGAATCTAGTTTGATTATTTTTTCTTTGATTTTCTCAATATCTTTCTTCAATAAATGGTGTTCAGAGGCATGCCTAGTTGTTAGTCTGGTCCATTTAAGGATTTCTTCTGTGATGCTGTCAATTTGACTATACACTTTTGTTTCATACTTTGGAGGTAGAAATAATAAGTTTATGACAAAAGAAGATAGCACTCCAATCATAATCGTTGAGAATCGGATAACTGAAAAGCCGAAGAAGTTTTCTTCTGTTACTTCCATGATGGCGATTAGAGTCACTAGTGCAAGGCCTATGGTGTTTTCTAGCTTCAATTTCAAAATGATTAAAATGGCAACAATCGCAGCTAAACCAATAATGACAATATGATTTCCAAACAATAAGACGAAGCTTACAGCTAGAATAGCCCCAATCAAATTAGCTTGTATTTGTTCGATTATGGTTAAGAATGAACGATAAATAGTCGGTTGAACTGCAAAAACAGCGGCAATTCCAGCAAACACAGGAGAAGGTAGTGCAAATGCTTCTGCAATGTATAAAGATAATACAATTGCAATTCCCGTTTTCATTATTCGGGCTCCAAGCTTCATGATGGAAAGGTTCCTTTCTATATAAAAGACTAATATACATATTAATTTCCTTAGCAGTTAAGGATAAACAAAATAGACTATACATCCATATGAGCAGATATGCAAGAAAAATCCGCAAAAAATAGTAACTACTTTTCCCATTTTCAAAAGGACAGAGTTCATCCGTTAAAAGTAGGATATGTTCGTATAGATTGTTGAAATTAGTCTAGTTTTTAATGGATTCCTCTATTTTTCTGGTGATTCTAATCAAAAATAAACGAGAAGATACCTCCATAGTAAAGCTAATCATTGTTTAAATACTCGTTCGAAAAACAGCAACCCTTGTGAAAACAGCCAAATAGAATAAATACATTTGATTGTTCGAATTTTAAGCTAACAAAAAAGAGGCTAAAATGAAGCCCCTTTTTTATAGATTTATTATTCTGTAGAAACGGATGGATCAGCTTGCTCTTTGACTGGGTTGACTTGTAGGAAGTGCTGTGCAGGTGAGCTAAGCAATGCTTTTAACTCGTGTACTTCATCCTGCCTAGCTTCTTCTAAAAGAGAAATATAGGTTGATAATAGTTCCTTAATTTCTAGTGAAGCCTTTTCATCGACGGGGTTTATGCTAACTTTTGCCCCTTTTGCTATTCGACGGTGTAAGGCATCTTTTGTAAGTCCAAGTTCAGGTTGATAGCGTAAATAGACGACCCCTCCTGTCATACCTGCACAAATCCA from Bacillus sp. 2205SS5-2 includes these protein-coding regions:
- a CDS encoding ABC transporter permease — protein: MAQIATNTETVALPKEETISPWKDAWRSFKKNKLALVGFIIVLFFILLAIFAPWIAPEGINDQKLGDRTQVLQPPSAEYWFGTDDFGRDIMSRIIHGSRISLSVGFFAVVLSAVVGSTLGIIAGYYGKWVDVIISRFFDIMLAFPSILLAIAVVAALGPSLRNALIAIAIINIPNFGRLIRSKVLSVKQEEYVMAAKAIGMKDRRILFSHVLPNSMAPIIVQGTLAIATAIIEAAALGFLGLGAQAPDPEWGKMLADSKNYLIQAPWTMIFPGLAIMLTVLGFNLMGDGLRDALDPRMKN
- a CDS encoding FUSC family protein is translated as MKLGARIMKTGIAIVLSLYIAEAFALPSPVFAGIAAVFAVQPTIYRSFLTIIEQIQANLIGAILAVSFVLLFGNHIVIIGLAAIVAILIILKLKLENTIGLALVTLIAIMEVTEENFFGFSVIRFSTIMIGVLSSFVINLLFLPPKYETKVYSQIDSITEEILKWTRLTTRHASEHHLLKKDIEKIKEKIIKLDSLYLNYKEERNYFKSNEVAKNRKLVIYRQMIATTRRSFNILKKLNRFENEVNHLSDEIDTFIQDQLDRLQNYHEQLLLKFIGKTRNDINTEAVCLDRTTFATVLAQEVEFLQKNQHMNSYHLLHILTSIMEYEEHLIHLDKLITSFQSFHIDENEIDIKEE